Part of the bacterium genome is shown below.
ACCGCGAGGCCGAGGCCGGGGCGCAGCGCACCGAATGGCGGTCGGATCTGATCATCGCCAAGCAGCGCAACGGCCCGACAGAGGACATCCCGCTAATATTCAAGCGCCAATACACGCGATTTTTCCCGGTAGATGCGGTGCGACAGCCGGCGCAAGTGCCGGACTGGTATCATAACTAACAGGAGGTGACGGATGACGGCACGTGATTTTTTCGCGATGATTCTGATCGTCGCGATGTGGACGATCATCGCAATTACCTGTTGCGGGAGGTGATCATGGTCTGGGTATGGGCTGTGGTATTCGTGCTGCTATGGGGGTTTATTTTTCTCGCCCACCACGGCAGCGCAGCCGAAGAGGCGCAGCGGAGAATTATGGACGCGGAGGAATAATATGTATTTCGCGACGATTGACCCAGGCCGTGAGACCGGCATCGCCGTATGGAGCGACCGCATCGCCGAGCCGCCCGTATCGCAGTGGCCGCGATGGACGCTGGATCATACCGGCACCCTGCGCTACGTGGGAGCGCGCGATTACCTGGACCGGCTGGCTGCGATGATTCGCAATTACCGGCTCGAATTCGCCGTGCTCGAGCGCTACGTCAATTTTGGCCGCCAGTATAAGGACGCCGAGCGCATGGTCACGCAGCAGACGCTCATCTGCGAGGCGTTCGAGGATGTAGTTCTGGTCGGCAAGCGCAGTTGGGACCCGGCCAACACCAAGCCCAAGATGCAGGCCGAGATCATCGCCGAGTATGGTATTGAGGCCCCGCGCAACGAGCACGAGCGCGACGCGGTGCATATGGGCCTTAATATCTTCCGTCGGATGCCGTGGGAACACGCAGACAAGGCCGCGCATCTTAAAGCGGCGGCTGGCGGGGAACACAAAATCAAGTTGGTAGCATGAGTATAGCCCCGGTGGTGCGGCTGGTTACCGCGCCTTTGCCGCCGGCAGACGGACGGGGCGGCTGCTATGGCGCTGCACAAATCAATGTGAGCCAAAATCAGCCGCAAAGATAAGGCTATGCGGCCGGCGCCATACAAAACCACCAGAAGTACTAACCGAATCATCGGCTTGCAACGTGCATTGGGGCACTGAAATGCCGATGGGCTGGCGGTGAATATAGTGGGTGAGTAGGTATGCGGCGTGTCAGCGCCGGGTAAGGGTTGACTAGAGAGCTTGTGGCGTGGTAATTGGGACTGACAGTTTCCCTGGCAATCGCCTCACAGTCCACAAGCAGGAGCCGGGTGGGGAATCCGGCCACACCGAAAGCCCGATAATTTAAGGAGGAGTAAGTAATGGATGCCGATAAATTGAACGCTGTGCTGGACAAGCACGCCAAGTGGCTGAACAACGAAGAGGGCGGCGAAAGGGCCGATCTCAGCGAGGCCAATCTCGCCCGGGCCAATCTGCGCTGGGCTGATCTCCGGGGCGCCAGTCTCCAGGGCGCCGATCTCCAGTACGCCAATCTCCAGGGNNNNNNNNNNNNNNNNNNNNNNNNNNNNNNNNNNNN
Proteins encoded:
- a CDS encoding pentapeptide repeat-containing protein; the protein is MDADKLNAVLDKHAKWLNNEEGGERADLSEANLARANLRWADLRGASLQGADLQYANLQG